A genomic segment from Sulfuritalea hydrogenivorans sk43H encodes:
- a CDS encoding ShlB/FhaC/HecB family hemolysin secretion/activation protein — translation MRKAIAKMLAAAAILVGGSLNHAGAQDTSFDIVRFQVEGNSLLPKEKVQDLVAPFVGRRKIYGDVQKALEALEGEYRRLGYGTVQVYVPEQELTTGVVRLQVTEGVVGKVTITGNKYFSNENVRASLPHLKEGTAPNMRQLSENIQLSNESPAKQLEVTLATSEEEGKVDVKVEVKEEDPDRVYVTLDNTGTKASGKHRVGVSYQNANVGNSDQVLTLAYTTALDAPGGVKVDIYSVGYRLPLYSIGDSIDVIYGNSSTNTPASVLAPGGTLALNGKGEVFGLRYNHIFPRAGEFTSKLVLGFDYKYMNSRCTTAGVPTPPGTTASCTPYTLRPITATYSGQWQKPGEAIDFNAGFVHHMFPMGSHYAGTAGTDRYSFVTGRQTSDTFTALRLGGSYSAAISGEWLGRAAFNGQYAQNPLPAPEQIGLTGSTTVRGFLERAVAADRGFVANLELYSPDYASKLGVEGSLKGVVFYDWASGHNLAATTFARTNVSSAGIGLRYNLKKDISARFDIARVLEGHQPGPGTAEAAKPGDIRGHFGLAFGF, via the coding sequence ATGAGGAAGGCGATTGCCAAAATGTTGGCCGCTGCCGCCATTCTGGTCGGCGGATCGCTGAATCATGCGGGCGCGCAGGACACCAGTTTCGACATTGTGCGTTTTCAGGTCGAGGGGAATTCGCTTCTCCCGAAGGAAAAAGTTCAGGACCTGGTGGCGCCCTTTGTCGGCCGCCGCAAGATTTATGGCGATGTGCAGAAGGCGCTGGAAGCCCTCGAAGGAGAATATCGCCGCCTCGGGTACGGTACCGTGCAGGTCTATGTGCCGGAGCAGGAACTCACCACCGGCGTGGTCCGGTTGCAGGTTACCGAAGGCGTCGTCGGCAAGGTCACCATCACCGGCAACAAGTATTTCAGCAACGAGAATGTTCGTGCCAGCCTGCCGCACCTGAAGGAGGGTACGGCGCCCAACATGCGCCAGCTTTCCGAGAACATCCAGCTCAGCAACGAGAGCCCGGCCAAGCAGCTTGAAGTGACGCTCGCCACCAGCGAAGAAGAAGGCAAGGTCGATGTCAAGGTGGAGGTCAAGGAAGAGGATCCCGATCGCGTCTATGTAACGCTGGACAACACCGGCACCAAGGCCAGCGGCAAGCATCGGGTGGGCGTCTCCTACCAGAACGCGAATGTGGGAAACAGCGACCAGGTGCTGACACTGGCCTACACCACGGCACTGGATGCGCCGGGTGGCGTCAAGGTGGATATTTACAGCGTCGGCTATCGCCTGCCGCTGTATTCGATCGGCGACAGCATCGACGTGATCTACGGTAATTCAAGCACCAACACGCCGGCATCGGTGCTGGCCCCCGGAGGCACGCTGGCCCTCAACGGCAAGGGCGAGGTATTCGGTTTGCGCTATAACCATATTTTCCCGCGCGCCGGCGAGTTCACCTCCAAGCTGGTGCTCGGATTCGACTACAAGTACATGAATTCGCGCTGCACAACCGCAGGCGTACCGACCCCGCCCGGAACCACCGCAAGCTGCACGCCCTATACCCTCCGTCCGATCACCGCAACCTATAGCGGGCAGTGGCAGAAACCCGGCGAGGCGATCGATTTCAATGCGGGCTTCGTCCATCATATGTTCCCGATGGGTAGTCACTATGCCGGGACGGCAGGTACCGACCGCTATTCCTTCGTCACCGGCCGCCAGACTTCGGACACCTTCACTGCCTTGCGCCTGGGCGGCAGCTATTCGGCGGCGATTTCCGGCGAGTGGCTGGGGCGCGCCGCCTTCAACGGGCAATATGCGCAGAACCCGCTTCCCGCACCTGAGCAGATTGGCCTGACGGGCAGCACTACCGTGCGCGGTTTCCTCGAGCGGGCAGTCGCGGCGGATCGCGGCTTTGTGGCAAACCTCGAACTTTATTCGCCCGACTATGCGAGCAAGCTGGGTGTCGAAGGTTCGCTCAAGGGCGTCGTCTTTTACGACTGGGCCAGCGGGCATAACCTGGCAGCGACTACCTTCGCCCGCACCAACGTCTCATCGGCCGGTATTGGCTTGCGTTACAACCTGAAAAAGGATATTTCGGCCCGCTTCGACATTGCCCGTGTCCTGGAAGGCCATCAGCCGGGACCGGGAACCGCCGAGGCAGCCAAGCCCGGCGACATCCGCGGTCACTTCGGCCTCGCCTTCGGCTTCTGA
- a CDS encoding coiled-coil domain-containing protein: MSKLLQGLKDTERLRREFVASGNFAAANATDAERAAEADALARAGAEERARAAAESRQLLAAEHIAAAQRRKQADDLAAEHAISRAAAETAAEAAAAQQAHAERLAEVALRTRIEAEQRALADAQRREFAASELAIAATARANKQEELARLTRERVDAERRAANLASEKLRAEQVAEAAALSCMAAEKEAAREAQRRAEQEAEAGHAAAARLQAEHEASMARAERMAAEDEAATAAARHQKTANALAAVRASAPSPEASNGKASPDRRPAPTYRRLLAGTALALMVGIAVGTWLGKVPRPFWGLSSVGQDPLQLRLDDRLSSIDIGGQRALPRDRSTLR; the protein is encoded by the coding sequence TTGAGCAAACTGTTGCAGGGATTGAAGGATACGGAGCGGTTGCGCCGCGAATTTGTCGCGAGCGGCAATTTCGCCGCCGCGAATGCCACGGACGCCGAGCGGGCCGCCGAGGCAGACGCATTGGCCCGTGCCGGCGCTGAAGAACGCGCCCGTGCCGCCGCCGAGTCGAGGCAGTTGCTGGCCGCTGAACACATTGCCGCTGCGCAACGGCGCAAGCAGGCGGATGATCTCGCCGCGGAACACGCCATCAGCCGTGCTGCCGCCGAGACGGCGGCCGAGGCGGCGGCGGCACAGCAGGCGCATGCCGAACGCCTGGCCGAAGTCGCCCTGCGCACCCGGATCGAGGCGGAGCAGCGTGCGCTGGCGGATGCCCAGCGCCGTGAATTCGCTGCCTCGGAACTTGCCATCGCCGCGACAGCCCGCGCCAACAAGCAGGAGGAGCTTGCCCGGTTGACTCGCGAGCGGGTCGATGCCGAGCGGCGCGCGGCCAATCTGGCGAGCGAAAAGCTGCGCGCAGAGCAGGTTGCCGAGGCCGCGGCCCTGTCGTGCATGGCCGCGGAAAAAGAGGCGGCGCGGGAGGCGCAGCGCCGTGCCGAACAGGAAGCCGAAGCCGGACACGCCGCTGCCGCGCGCCTCCAGGCCGAACATGAGGCGAGCATGGCGCGGGCCGAACGCATGGCGGCTGAAGACGAAGCCGCAACGGCGGCAGCCCGCCACCAGAAAACCGCCAACGCGCTGGCGGCCGTCCGGGCATCCGCGCCATCGCCCGAGGCGTCAAACGGCAAGGCATCCCCGGATCGCCGTCCGGCACCGACGTATCGTCGCTTGCTTGCCGGCACGGCCCTGGCCCTGATGGTCGGCATCGCGGTCGGAACGTGGCTGGGCAAGGTGCCGCGCCCCTTCTGGGGGCTGTCGTCGGTCGGGCAGGACCCGTTGCAGCTGCGCCTCGACGACAGACTTTCAAGTATTGACATTGGCGGGCAACGCGCGCTGCCGCGTGACCGATCGACGCTGCGCTGA
- the cutA gene encoding divalent-cation tolerance protein CutA produces the protein MEVAQTQRQTLLVFTNLPDEASAHALATALVVERVAACVNVLAPCRSVYHWQGKVEEATEIPLLIKTTAGCYAVLEAAIRARHPYELPEIVAVPVAHGLPEYLDWVATETLVEHPDRNPPTC, from the coding sequence ATGGAAGTAGCCCAAACCCAGCGTCAGACCCTGCTCGTTTTCACCAACCTGCCGGACGAAGCCAGCGCCCATGCGCTGGCCACCGCGCTGGTGGTCGAGCGCGTGGCGGCCTGCGTCAATGTGCTTGCGCCTTGCCGCTCGGTCTACCACTGGCAGGGCAAGGTGGAGGAAGCGACGGAAATTCCTTTGCTGATCAAGACGACAGCCGGGTGCTACGCCGTACTGGAAGCGGCGATCCGCGCCCGCCATCCGTATGAACTTCCCGAGATCGTCGCGGTCCCAGTTGCCCATGGCCTGCCGGAGTACCTGGACTGGGTCGCCACCGAAACTCTGGTAGAACACCCTGACAGGAACCCGCCCACATGCTGA